From a region of the Paenibacillus segetis genome:
- a CDS encoding menaquinone biosynthetic enzyme MqnA/MqnD family protein yields the protein MNNRENDNILIGKIKYTNAWPMYHYFNVNTLSRKSELVTEVPAILNRGILEGSLDIAPVSSFAFGMGAERLLVLPELSVSSDGPVNSILLFSRKPPEELMNCTIALTNTSATSVNLLKIIMEKAYGVKPIYSVSEPDLDQMMDQCDAALLIGDHAIRASWRDHGYIVTDLGEVWKSWTGFGMSFAVWTVQRSFAEANPEFLAEVCSAFKVSKEQSLNNLSSLVAEACSEIGGTTDYWHHYFNNLCYDFNDKQQAGLALYFAYAYELGLLQHEVRMNIWSDNTLTRVKQ from the coding sequence ATGAACAACAGAGAGAATGACAATATCCTCATTGGCAAAATAAAATACACCAACGCCTGGCCTATGTATCATTATTTTAATGTAAATACATTATCTCGGAAAAGCGAATTGGTCACAGAGGTTCCTGCGATATTAAATCGGGGTATACTTGAGGGATCACTTGATATCGCACCAGTATCCTCTTTCGCTTTTGGGATGGGGGCGGAAAGGTTATTGGTACTCCCAGAACTGTCCGTTAGCTCGGATGGGCCCGTTAACTCGATCCTTCTATTCTCACGCAAGCCTCCAGAGGAATTAATGAACTGTACCATAGCATTAACGAATACTTCTGCGACTTCTGTTAATCTACTTAAGATTATCATGGAGAAAGCTTATGGTGTGAAGCCAATCTATTCAGTTAGTGAACCTGATTTGGATCAAATGATGGATCAGTGTGATGCAGCTTTATTGATTGGTGACCATGCAATTCGAGCTTCTTGGCGAGATCATGGTTATATCGTCACTGATTTAGGGGAAGTCTGGAAAAGTTGGACAGGATTTGGAATGAGCTTTGCAGTTTGGACTGTACAGCGCAGCTTTGCTGAGGCTAATCCGGAGTTTCTCGCTGAAGTGTGTTCTGCTTTCAAAGTGAGCAAGGAGCAAAGTTTGAACAATCTGTCTTCGTTAGTTGCTGAGGCTTGTAGTGAAATCGGAGGTACAACGGATTATTGGCATCATTATTTTAACAATTTATGCTATGATTTTAACGATAAGCAACAGGCGGGGCTGGCATTGTACTTCGCT